The following coding sequences are from one Candidatus Borkfalkia ceftriaxoniphila window:
- a CDS encoding alpha-L-rhamnosidase, giving the protein MEIYDLRTEGRQEPLGIDAAHPAFSWKIRGENVFQQTYRIRVDYSEEAALSKTGEAWDSGTIVSDATSGVCYEGTPLKEHGQYVWTVEVNGALSSPARFEVSYLGEPMPCARWIGMPLSYAGGTDVVRLDFSARKPVRRARFYVAALGTGRCYCNGKLAEDSYFNGSVSVYRKKVYYSVYAPEIREGRNALCMEIGYGFYGAKKMKGELFVEYADGSCETVPTVAGRLWNVTGGAVTENSIYGGEVYDARRERDWFSPDYAVSTSEFVAAYCTDAPEGKLCSNPLPPVAVSESFAPLYVRGMGGGRYLADAGKNISGRLKITVRAERGAKITLRYAEIISGESRVNRANLRTAKSRDVYIAAGKEEETYAPCFTYHGFRYAEIVTEGNVEILGVTAQQMRTAVTPAGEFACSDECLSRLHEMAFLTEANNLHGVFTDCPQRDERLGWLNDLSSRVFESVCNFDLSVFLPNFVDMISDSQDDTGAFGDTVPFTVGSDTADAVDAFQLLALVAYGFYGDRRVLEKNYESFCRWNEKLAGFVKGGVCEWGIYGDWCPAFAYSNGGDGTHSAMVTPKFMGAAYYLWNLSLTQKIAEILGKNEDAERWGALFAEGKRAFFEKYVKDGVIGGGSQTECAVAMTIFPEESELCKEWAKRAAEDLRARGYHTTCGNQGYRHLFYRLAEAGYAEELCRLLLNKEYPGWGYMLEQGATTVWERWESDVGTDMHSFDHPMFAAYDGFLFNYLAGIRTKECENAFQKIVVEPCFVKCLQSVSASLETVRGKISVRWERTGKTIVLSVDTPANTRLVVRAAGKELCMNGRSVRDGIELTNGKFIIEIGECDETNQKVVGACDRTADGGVYDGRLYR; this is encoded by the coding sequence ATGGAAATTTACGATTTAAGAACGGAAGGGCGGCAGGAGCCCCTCGGCATCGACGCGGCGCATCCCGCGTTTTCCTGGAAGATACGCGGCGAGAACGTCTTTCAGCAGACGTACAGGATCCGCGTCGACTATTCCGAAGAAGCGGCTTTGTCGAAAACAGGAGAAGCCTGGGACAGCGGTACGATCGTATCCGACGCAACGTCCGGGGTATGCTACGAGGGAACGCCGCTGAAAGAGCACGGGCAGTATGTTTGGACGGTGGAGGTCAACGGCGCGCTTTCTTCTCCCGCGCGGTTCGAAGTTTCCTATCTCGGAGAACCGATGCCCTGCGCGCGCTGGATCGGCATGCCGCTCTCGTACGCGGGCGGCACGGACGTCGTCCGGCTGGACTTTTCGGCGCGCAAACCCGTGCGCCGCGCCCGTTTTTATGTGGCTGCGCTCGGCACGGGGCGCTGCTATTGCAACGGTAAACTCGCGGAGGACAGTTACTTTAACGGTTCCGTATCCGTCTATCGGAAAAAAGTATATTACAGCGTGTACGCGCCCGAGATACGGGAGGGGCGCAACGCCCTTTGCATGGAGATAGGCTACGGCTTTTACGGCGCAAAAAAAATGAAGGGCGAACTGTTCGTCGAGTACGCGGACGGCTCTTGCGAAACCGTTCCTACCGTGGCGGGCAGACTGTGGAACGTGACGGGCGGCGCGGTGACGGAAAACAGCATTTACGGCGGAGAAGTGTACGACGCGCGGCGCGAACGCGATTGGTTTTCGCCCGATTACGCGGTGAGCACTTCGGAATTCGTCGCGGCGTATTGTACGGATGCGCCCGAAGGAAAACTTTGTTCCAATCCTTTGCCGCCCGTCGCGGTGAGCGAAAGTTTCGCGCCGCTCTATGTGCGCGGCATGGGCGGAGGCAGGTATCTCGCGGACGCGGGCAAAAATATCTCGGGACGGCTGAAAATCACCGTTCGGGCGGAGCGCGGTGCGAAGATCACGCTGCGGTATGCGGAAATTATAAGCGGTGAAAGTCGGGTGAACCGCGCGAACCTGCGCACGGCGAAAAGCCGCGACGTATATATCGCCGCGGGGAAGGAAGAGGAAACGTACGCGCCCTGTTTCACCTATCACGGATTCCGTTACGCCGAGATCGTGACGGAAGGAAACGTGGAGATCCTCGGCGTGACGGCGCAGCAGATGCGCACCGCAGTGACGCCGGCGGGCGAATTCGCCTGTTCCGACGAGTGCCTGTCCCGCCTGCATGAAATGGCTTTTTTGACGGAGGCGAACAATTTGCACGGCGTATTCACCGACTGTCCCCAGCGCGACGAGCGGCTCGGCTGGCTCAACGATTTGTCGTCGCGCGTGTTCGAATCGGTATGTAATTTCGATCTGTCCGTCTTTCTTCCCAATTTCGTGGATATGATCTCCGACTCGCAGGACGATACGGGCGCATTCGGCGATACCGTGCCCTTTACCGTCGGTTCGGACACGGCGGACGCGGTGGACGCGTTTCAGTTGCTCGCGCTCGTCGCCTATGGCTTTTACGGCGATCGGCGGGTGCTGGAAAAGAATTACGAAAGTTTTTGCCGCTGGAACGAAAAACTCGCAGGATTCGTGAAGGGCGGCGTGTGCGAATGGGGCATATACGGCGACTGGTGCCCCGCGTTCGCCTATTCCAACGGCGGCGACGGCACCCATTCCGCGATGGTCACGCCCAAATTCATGGGCGCGGCATATTATCTGTGGAACCTCTCCCTTACGCAGAAGATCGCAGAAATTTTAGGAAAAAACGAGGACGCGGAGCGCTGGGGCGCGCTTTTCGCGGAGGGCAAGCGCGCGTTTTTCGAAAAGTACGTCAAAGACGGCGTAATCGGCGGCGGCTCGCAGACGGAATGCGCCGTGGCGATGACGATTTTTCCCGAAGAGTCGGAACTTTGCAAAGAATGGGCAAAGCGCGCCGCGGAAGATCTGCGCGCGCGCGGGTATCATACCACGTGCGGAAATCAGGGATACAGGCATCTCTTTTACCGCCTCGCCGAGGCGGGGTACGCGGAGGAACTTTGCCGCCTGCTTCTGAACAAGGAATACCCCGGCTGGGGCTATATGCTCGAACAGGGCGCAACGACGGTATGGGAACGATGGGAATCGGACGTGGGCACGGATATGCACTCTTTCGATCATCCCATGTTCGCCGCCTACGACGGGTTTCTCTTCAACTATCTGGCGGGGATCCGCACGAAAGAATGCGAAAATGCCTTTCAGAAGATCGTCGTCGAGCCTTGTTTCGTAAAGTGCCTGCAAAGCGTTTCGGCATCGCTCGAAACGGTCCGCGGCAAAATTTCCGTCCGTTGGGAAAGAACGGGTAAAACGATCGTGCTGTCCGTAGACACGCCCGCGAACACGCGGCTCGTCGTGCGCGCGGCGGGCAAAGAACTTTGCATGAACGGGCGTTCGGTCCGGGACGGGATCGAACTTACCAACGGTAAATTTATCATAGAAATAGGAGAATGCGATGAAACGAATCAAAAAGTGGTCGGCGCTTGCGATCGGACTGCTGACGGCGGTGTGTATGATGGTCGGCTGTACCGATAA
- a CDS encoding alpha/beta hydrolase family protein: MKRIKKWSALAIGLLTAVCMMVGCTDKGAGTPEDTFPYYPQRTQMKEDGQYYAPEGVEFPASLWQTPASERYEALDRGEIKAYFIQSVDDTKVFCYVGLPEGASAEDPVPAVVLVHGALGTAFYDWVRAWNDRGYAAVAMDTEGRMPKTDTSTYNAVYETSVMPHGPANASFTDCTKPIGEQWVYHALASVIASASFLKSFAGVDSSRMGITGVSYGGFLTCLAVGYDDRYAFAAPVYGCLSNAEGAGEFGSYIRNNEGADLWDDTGALAAGNAPILFVNSDTDTHFTLDSMARCIRAAKYGAATVIPGLTHGHAQGAEVREVFAFADEICLKKTPLVRVLTFPENGEIGIAVPESVKVSEAVQRYTLSETVDSSTEWAEEKATLSGGYVFVSAEKYKRHYYILLRDSRGLYAASVLV, from the coding sequence ATGAAACGAATCAAAAAGTGGTCGGCGCTTGCGATCGGACTGCTGACGGCGGTGTGTATGATGGTCGGCTGTACCGATAAAGGCGCGGGAACGCCCGAGGATACGTTCCCGTACTATCCGCAGAGGACGCAGATGAAAGAGGACGGGCAGTACTACGCGCCCGAAGGCGTAGAATTTCCCGCGTCGCTGTGGCAGACGCCCGCTTCCGAACGATATGAAGCGCTCGACAGAGGCGAGATCAAGGCGTATTTCATTCAGTCCGTCGACGATACGAAAGTATTCTGCTACGTGGGACTGCCCGAAGGCGCGAGCGCGGAAGATCCCGTTCCCGCCGTCGTTCTGGTTCACGGCGCGCTCGGCACGGCGTTTTACGACTGGGTGCGCGCCTGGAACGACCGCGGCTATGCCGCCGTTGCCATGGATACGGAGGGGCGTATGCCGAAAACCGATACGTCTACCTACAACGCCGTATATGAAACGAGCGTCATGCCGCACGGTCCCGCCAACGCGTCGTTTACCGACTGCACGAAACCGATCGGCGAACAGTGGGTTTATCACGCGCTCGCGTCCGTGATCGCCTCAGCCAGTTTTTTAAAGAGTTTTGCGGGCGTTGACAGTTCCCGCATGGGCATTACGGGCGTTTCCTACGGCGGTTTTCTCACCTGTCTTGCGGTGGGGTATGACGACCGTTACGCCTTTGCGGCGCCCGTTTACGGGTGCCTTTCCAACGCGGAAGGGGCGGGCGAATTCGGGAGTTATATCCGCAATAACGAAGGCGCGGACCTGTGGGACGATACGGGCGCGCTCGCGGCAGGCAATGCGCCGATTCTGTTCGTGAACAGCGATACGGACACGCACTTTACACTCGATTCGATGGCGCGGTGCATCCGCGCGGCAAAGTACGGCGCGGCAACCGTCATACCGGGGCTGACGCACGGTCACGCGCAGGGCGCCGAGGTCAGGGAAGTGTTCGCCTTTGCCGACGAAATCTGTTTGAAAAAGACGCCGCTCGTCCGCGTTCTGACCTTCCCCGAAAACGGCGAGATCGGGATCGCCGTGCCCGAAAGCGTAAAGGTTTCCGAGGCTGTACAGCGCTATACTCTTTCGGAAACCGTCGATTCGTCGACCGAGTGGGCGGAAGAAAAAGCCACGCTAAGCGGCGGATACGTATTCGTTTCCGCAGAAAAATACAAACGGCATTATTATATCCTTCTTCGCGACAGCCGCGGTTTATATGCGGCGAGCGTTCTCGTTTGA
- a CDS encoding DUF7507 domain-containing protein: MLIGNTLGLSKAANANAPGTLGSIGAFVSLDTSLQVGAFPPGTTLDYTKNSSAASLNLPAGSSVLYAELIWGGLFRSSVNNISNLLDNAVTFTTPQGVNSIVPDTQTRQNFNITNDGQTVGFYVRSANVTSLVKTAMNGTYSAGSIPSLIEAIDSRTSETNHAGWTLAIVYENASLPLRDLTLWGGGTVVSPSSGSTDVTLTDFITPDALPIAGKLFISAQEGDAVLTGDRMLFGPDSASLTPVSGPNNPVGNFFASQINDSNGVLDTSGTFGTRNANAAAGTNSTACRQGWDITAVDVSSLLSAGMTTAAIRFTTDGDLYVANALALQIDSKGAQLIVQKSVDKTVAEVGEAIGYTLQITNTGSIRAETVTVQDLLPNEAELIAGSITIDGVPYGGALPVTFGPLNAGATAVVKFSVRVNSLPVSNPIFNIAQADYTFIPFPGNVVTSSSDSNYVAVYIVRIALDVVKSVDKAYAVAGETLTYTSVVTNHGNLPLTNVRFTDPIPAGTSFIAGSVTVNGVSFPAYNPSVGFPLPSLVPAQSAIVTFQVQINP, from the coding sequence GTGTTGATCGGAAATACGCTCGGGCTGAGCAAGGCTGCCAATGCGAACGCACCCGGCACGCTCGGTTCCATCGGTGCGTTCGTCAGTTTAGATACGTCGCTGCAAGTGGGCGCGTTTCCCCCGGGGACCACGCTCGATTACACCAAAAACAGTTCGGCGGCTTCCCTGAATCTTCCCGCAGGCAGCAGCGTGCTGTATGCGGAACTGATCTGGGGCGGCCTGTTCCGTTCGAGTGTCAACAATATTTCCAACCTGTTGGATAACGCCGTCACGTTTACGACGCCGCAGGGCGTCAATTCGATCGTCCCCGACACGCAGACGCGGCAGAATTTCAACATCACCAACGACGGGCAGACCGTCGGTTTTTACGTGCGCAGCGCGAATGTGACTTCCCTCGTGAAAACGGCGATGAACGGCACGTATTCGGCGGGCTCGATCCCGTCGCTCATCGAGGCGATCGATTCGCGCACCTCGGAAACCAACCACGCGGGCTGGACTTTGGCAATCGTCTACGAAAATGCGTCGCTGCCCCTGCGCGATCTCACTTTATGGGGCGGCGGCACGGTGGTTTCGCCCTCTTCGGGCAGCACCGACGTGACGCTTACCGATTTTATCACGCCCGACGCCCTTCCCATTGCGGGAAAACTGTTTATATCCGCGCAGGAAGGGGACGCGGTGCTCACGGGTGACAGAATGCTGTTCGGGCCGGATTCGGCTTCGCTCACGCCCGTATCGGGGCCGAACAACCCCGTAGGAAACTTTTTCGCCTCTCAGATCAACGATTCGAACGGCGTACTGGATACGAGCGGGACGTTCGGAACGCGCAACGCGAACGCCGCTGCGGGCACGAATTCGACGGCCTGCCGACAGGGCTGGGACATCACGGCGGTAGACGTTTCGTCCCTTCTTTCCGCGGGAATGACGACTGCCGCCATCCGCTTTACGACCGACGGAGATCTGTACGTCGCCAACGCGCTCGCCTTGCAGATCGACAGCAAAGGCGCGCAGCTCATCGTGCAAAAGAGCGTCGATAAGACCGTTGCGGAAGTCGGGGAAGCCATCGGTTACACCTTGCAGATCACGAATACGGGCAGCATCCGCGCGGAAACGGTGACCGTACAGGATCTTCTTCCCAACGAGGCCGAACTGATCGCGGGCTCGATCACCATAGACGGGGTTCCGTACGGCGGCGCGCTGCCCGTGACTTTCGGGCCTTTGAATGCGGGCGCCACGGCCGTCGTCAAATTTTCCGTCCGTGTGAATTCTTTGCCCGTTTCCAATCCGATCTTCAATATAGCGCAGGCGGATTACACCTTTATCCCGTTCCCGGGCAACGTGGTGACGAGTTCTTCCGATTCCAATTACGTCGCCGTGTATATCGTCCGCATTGCCCTCGACGTCGTCAAGAGCGTGGATAAAGCGTATGCCGTCGCAGGCGAAACGCTGACGTATACTTCCGTCGTGACGAATCACGGAAATCTGCCTCTCACCAATGTGCGATTTACCGATCCGATTCCCGCGGGAACGAGTTTTATCGCGGGTTCCGTCACGGTAAACGGCGTTTCCTTTCCCGCTTACAATCCGTCCGTCGGGTTTCCGCTGCCGAGCCTGGTTCCCGCGCAGAGCGCGATTGTAACGTTTCAAGTCCAAATCAATCCGTAG
- a CDS encoding DUF11 domain-containing protein: MIILNQSNVTFDYVLPDQSTQSGEQNSNVVQTEVLSSSVSKVKSSDKAFLNEGETARQKVVVTNNSSAYLAALIFKDIMTSGATYVAGSVAINGVAQPSYDLSAGFPLPDLPAGGSVTVEYTILANNPKTDNSVTNNGAVTYTVNDPVRGPVTYTENTNPVTIALISTRMSVVKSVDKAYAVSGEILHYTSLITNTGTLNKTNLVFYDPIPAGTTFVAGSVKINGVSYPAYNPAVGFPLSDLAVGQSVTVEFDVKVV, from the coding sequence ATGATCATACTCAACCAATCCAACGTAACGTTCGATTACGTTTTGCCCGACCAATCCACGCAGAGCGGCGAACAAAACAGCAACGTCGTGCAAACGGAAGTGCTCTCTTCGTCTGTATCCAAAGTCAAGAGTTCGGATAAAGCCTTTTTGAACGAAGGCGAAACGGCGCGGCAGAAAGTCGTCGTCACGAACAACAGTTCGGCGTATCTTGCCGCACTGATCTTCAAAGACATCATGACTTCGGGCGCAACTTACGTCGCGGGCAGCGTGGCAATCAACGGCGTGGCGCAGCCTTCGTACGACTTGTCCGCGGGCTTCCCGCTTCCCGATCTGCCTGCGGGCGGAAGCGTGACCGTCGAATACACCATTCTTGCCAATAATCCCAAAACGGACAATTCCGTTACCAACAACGGCGCCGTCACGTACACGGTCAACGATCCCGTGCGCGGCCCCGTGACGTATACCGAAAACACCAACCCCGTCACCATCGCTCTGATCTCTACCCGTATGAGCGTGGTCAAGAGCGTGGATAAGGCGTACGCGGTCAGCGGAGAAATTCTGCATTACACTTCTTTGATCACCAATACGGGCACTCTGAACAAAACCAATCTCGTGTTCTATGATCCGATCCCCGCGGGCACGACTTTCGTAGCGGGCAGCGTGAAGATCAACGGCGTGTCCTATCCCGCGTATAACCCCGCGGTCGGGTTCCCTCTGAGCGATCTCGCGGTAGGGCAGAGCGTTACGGTAGAATTCGACGTAAAGGTGGTGTAG
- a CDS encoding leucine-rich repeat domain-containing protein codes for MKGVIHKILITLLAVSALVCVALGIVACQRQIKDSVTVTLISETLEKKEVEAKPGDPLPVLSVEDRDFEGYWTDSGYQVRYENDVVPDKNVTLYYKLNLQYYNLVLDYGTSGQLHFQLRRGVNEKLPDIAPMGSLAVGFSKTEDGEADFLLGDTVKNLAEKGGTATLYARYEVKDAGDYTIENGTVVAYNGKSTSLTLPLGATKIAAGVFTNNKNSEKVTSLIVPATYKEIACGAFEGLTALESLTVPFIGGSRTANRFLAYTFGAKKYDENTYSFAGYTDGSSLYMGDQHFENQVLPLSLKTVRVTEKTKEFAEGAFYSAYALENVVLDYPEALDKVGKSAFENCISFGYNAALSIAVSPAWLRYVSTIGEAAFKSYTGNTESSVKVIYPYGEQLPSYTATLITYAYPFNSLKTIPKLDNIVSVGNEAFYFAAALDSLEFGNKLKTIGERSFAYTLSVSGLKFPDSLESIGNFAFALNGALNIEFGTGITYIGVMAFEECSNLSEVVFKGTQVPELDGKQCFSNTLTDNGSDGYNIGFDSFRIYVPTAAAEEYLLDPDWAEYTSYIYTATGSRAPAYWSKDGSSWDAKFEFTDGSIVFVTDPEQKFISEIDYLNFGEMTYGATCGTYYPMMYEFIDAETYAKKALGKNAGTHAKELYENQTLLHLWHPELVSYDGTVLDDLYFMISDLPYGYEGSRVALPVLEKTGYKNADFGSATAEGSYVIGTNAYGVPQLNKVMRDGAFYYLDAIPDPAGTFYSRMTDDDISYTFTYFDKDYKVIDEKVFVRYNDVTASWSSPIYPKSEDYMTLQTNAYYNNSNELYLDGRGGAIVSIENGKVKYNCSVIEDSQKKFGEEGYTVRLVQFKSDGTAVSGLDGSAVFRDYMNGNYSCIDLTVGEFSYTILNVTYDSGWYRYTYDYVSSVKIHMPEYSTDVNDDFWRYTRLSTVEVLGNISIYIVSFDEKETIAAAYYREYDEVNNMISFGTVEYGAGAEFSITDSDGNTRTAQTKDNRGSFKIGEKNYIRYDDSEDMTLVLTENFYGTLLYYYTVKTDGYGNMYILDEHDDDICDMYVGTYDDYNGFVSNGASYYELMFSGVKVDKKGEPVSDETVNMWILYDFGTLSAWSDEDSDAQWYGQIASIYTDHEETVVSAYDDFGYKLFDLTVDIYGNTEYVQYSYVLDIKGNVTYKALEKGDVEYFISVTNATGDVLYFIAFDSNGNAMYSIRREEGSDQFVIVRDGGQFIESGVRRYVVVETEDLKKLSEDGASFGKL; via the coding sequence ATGAAAGGAGTCATCCATAAGATTCTCATCACTCTTTTGGCTGTTTCGGCGCTCGTCTGCGTTGCGCTCGGAATCGTAGCCTGCCAGCGGCAGATCAAGGATTCCGTGACCGTCACTTTGATCAGCGAGACGCTCGAAAAAAAAGAGGTCGAGGCCAAGCCCGGCGACCCTCTGCCCGTGCTTTCGGTAGAGGACAGGGATTTCGAGGGGTACTGGACGGACAGCGGCTATCAGGTGCGCTATGAAAACGACGTCGTTCCCGACAAGAACGTAACGCTGTATTATAAGTTGAATCTGCAGTATTACAATCTCGTGCTCGACTACGGAACGAGCGGACAGTTGCATTTTCAACTCCGCCGCGGCGTCAACGAAAAACTGCCCGATATCGCGCCCATGGGCTCGCTTGCGGTCGGATTTTCCAAGACGGAAGACGGCGAGGCGGATTTCCTTCTCGGCGACACTGTCAAAAATCTTGCGGAAAAAGGCGGCACGGCTACTCTCTATGCGCGTTATGAAGTAAAGGACGCGGGCGATTATACCATCGAGAACGGCACCGTCGTCGCATATAACGGCAAGAGCACCTCTCTCACTCTCCCTCTGGGGGCGACAAAGATCGCTGCCGGAGTTTTTACGAACAATAAAAACAGCGAAAAGGTGACTTCCCTCATCGTGCCGGCAACGTATAAAGAGATCGCCTGCGGCGCTTTCGAAGGCTTGACCGCGTTAGAATCGCTTACCGTGCCGTTTATAGGCGGCAGCCGCACGGCGAACCGCTTTTTGGCGTACACGTTCGGCGCAAAGAAATACGACGAGAACACCTATTCTTTCGCAGGCTATACCGACGGCTCTTCGCTCTATATGGGGGACCAGCATTTCGAAAATCAGGTCCTGCCCCTCTCTTTAAAGACGGTGCGCGTCACCGAAAAGACGAAGGAATTTGCCGAGGGCGCCTTTTACAGTGCTTACGCTCTCGAAAACGTTGTGCTTGATTACCCCGAGGCGTTGGACAAGGTCGGCAAATCCGCCTTTGAAAACTGCATTTCTTTCGGCTACAATGCCGCGCTCAGTATTGCGGTCAGTCCCGCCTGGTTGCGTTACGTTAGCACGATCGGCGAAGCGGCGTTCAAATCCTACACGGGCAACACCGAATCTTCCGTCAAGGTGATCTATCCTTACGGCGAACAGTTGCCGAGTTACACCGCAACCCTGATTACATACGCTTATCCTTTCAACAGTTTGAAAACCATTCCGAAACTCGACAATATCGTGAGTGTCGGAAACGAGGCGTTCTATTTTGCCGCCGCGTTGGATTCCTTGGAATTCGGCAACAAATTGAAGACCATAGGCGAGCGCTCGTTCGCCTATACGCTCTCCGTTTCGGGACTGAAATTTCCCGATTCGCTCGAATCGATCGGAAACTTTGCCTTTGCGCTCAACGGCGCGCTGAACATCGAATTCGGCACGGGCATCACCTACATCGGCGTCATGGCGTTCGAGGAATGCTCCAACTTGTCCGAAGTCGTTTTCAAGGGCACGCAGGTTCCCGAACTCGACGGGAAACAGTGTTTCAGCAATACTCTGACCGATAACGGTTCGGATGGCTATAATATCGGATTTGACAGTTTCCGTATTTACGTGCCTACGGCCGCGGCGGAAGAGTACCTGCTCGATCCCGACTGGGCGGAATACACGTCCTATATTTATACGGCGACAGGCAGCCGCGCGCCTGCCTATTGGTCGAAAGACGGTTCCTCGTGGGACGCGAAATTCGAATTTACCGACGGAAGCATCGTGTTCGTGACCGATCCCGAACAAAAATTCATTTCGGAAATCGATTATCTGAATTTCGGTGAAATGACTTACGGCGCAACGTGCGGTACGTATTATCCGATGATGTACGAATTCATCGATGCGGAAACATATGCGAAAAAGGCGTTAGGCAAGAACGCGGGCACGCATGCCAAAGAATTATACGAAAATCAGACGCTTTTGCATCTGTGGCATCCCGAACTCGTCAGTTACGACGGCACGGTCCTCGACGATCTGTATTTTATGATCAGCGATCTTCCTTACGGATATGAGGGCTCCCGCGTCGCTTTGCCCGTACTGGAAAAAACAGGCTATAAAAATGCCGATTTCGGCAGCGCTACTGCGGAAGGCAGTTATGTGATAGGCACCAATGCCTACGGAGTCCCGCAACTGAACAAAGTCATGAGAGACGGCGCGTTCTATTACCTCGACGCGATTCCCGATCCTGCGGGGACGTTCTATTCCCGCATGACCGACGACGACATTTCCTATACTTTCACCTATTTCGACAAAGATTATAAGGTGATCGACGAAAAGGTTTTCGTCCGTTATAATGATGTGACGGCAAGTTGGTCTTCGCCGATTTATCCGAAAAGCGAAGACTACATGACGTTGCAGACCAACGCATATTATAACAATTCCAACGAATTGTATCTGGATGGCAGAGGCGGCGCCATCGTCAGTATAGAAAACGGGAAAGTCAAATATAATTGTTCGGTCATCGAAGATTCGCAGAAGAAATTCGGCGAGGAAGGATATACCGTACGGCTTGTTCAATTCAAATCCGACGGTACGGCGGTATCGGGGCTGGATGGCAGTGCGGTTTTCCGCGACTATATGAACGGAAACTATTCCTGTATCGATTTAACGGTCGGAGAGTTTTCCTATACCATACTGAACGTCACGTATGATTCCGGCTGGTATCGTTATACGTATGATTACGTATCTTCCGTAAAAATCCATATGCCAGAATACAGTACCGACGTAAACGATGATTTTTGGCGTTATACCCGCCTTTCGACCGTCGAGGTTCTCGGAAATATTTCTATCTATATCGTTTCTTTTGACGAGAAAGAAACGATCGCAGCGGCGTATTATCGCGAATACGATGAAGTCAATAATATGATATCGTTCGGCACGGTCGAATACGGCGCAGGCGCGGAGTTTTCTATCACGGACAGCGACGGAAATACCAGGACGGCGCAAACAAAGGATAATCGCGGTTCGTTTAAGATCGGTGAAAAAAATTATATCCGCTACGACGATTCGGAAGACATGACGTTGGTCCTGACCGAAAATTTCTACGGCACCTTGCTATATTACTATACGGTCAAAACGGACGGCTACGGGAATATGTATATTCTCGACGAGCATGACGACGATATCTGCGATATGTATGTGGGCACGTACGACGACTATAACGGTTTTGTTTCAAACGGGGCTTCTTATTACGAACTGATGTTCAGCGGCGTAAAAGTGGATAAGAAAGGCGAGCCCGTCTCGGATGAAACGGTAAATATGTGGATCCTGTATGATTTCGGAACGCTTTCCGCCTGGTCGGACGAGGACAGCGATGCGCAATGGTACGGACAGATCGCCTCGATCTATACCGACCATGAGGAAACGGTGGTCAGCGCATATGACGATTTCGGCTATAAATTATTTGACCTCACCGTAGATATTTACGGAAACACCGAGTATGTACAGTATTCTTATGTGCTCGATATCAAAGGCAATGTAACTTATAAGGCCTTGGAAAAAGGCGATGTGGAATATTTTATTTCCGTTACCAATGCAACCGGGGACGTACTCTATTTTATCGCTTTCGATTCAAACGGCAACGCGATGTATAGCATTCGACGGGAAGAGGGGAGCGATCAATTTGTGATCGTGCGTGACGGAGGACAGTTTATCGAGTCCGGCGTACGCCGCTACGTAGTCGTCGAAACGGAGGATCTGAAAAAACTCTCCGAAGACGGCGCCTCTTTCGGAAAACTGTAA